The DNA segment TGGGCAGCCGTCTCCTCCATCAAGAAGCTCACCCGCAACGGCCCCGCCGTGTAGATATCTGTGTCTGTTACCAACTTCACATCCAAAGGAGTGGTGCTTTGGCGCAGTTGCTGCACAATTTCCAGAAACTTCACCTGAGAAAATTCCCCAACTGTGCCAGTGATCGGATTTGAGAGAAGGCCCTCCTCCTGGGAGCGTTGGTTGGCCTGGTTGAGTAACCCCAGCAGTTGCTGCTGAATTTGACTTTCATCCAAACCCGGCTGAATTACGCCGCTGGCCAACACGGATCCCTTGGGGAAGATCTGTTGATTGGGATAAATTTGCACAATTACAGGCACAGGCTCCCCCTTAAGGCGATTGGTGAGGGAGACAACTCGCACCGCCCAACTGCCGGTTTCCTTCAACTTCTCAAGGGCTTGTTCGGCATCCTCCCGGCGTATCATGATCGCATTGTCCAAAGGGGGGGCCGGTTGGGATCCCAGCGCTAGGGCTTGCTGTTCCGCTTGGGCCAGAATTTGCTCAAATTGCTGTTGGGTGGAGCTAGGTTCAGCCCCTGCTGGGGTATTCACTACCCCGGTTGCTAAGACTTCCCCCGCCAAAATAGCCAATTCTCCCCGTCGTAAGCTCACCGCCAACCGATTAAATTGCTCAATCTCCTGTTCCAGTTGGGTTTTCTGTTCCTCCAAGTTGCTCAGAGCCACCTGCACCACATCCAGAGAGCGCTCCAATTGATCCCGATCCAGTTGCAAAGCTCGTTTCTGCTCCTCCAGCATGGCAATCTGTTGCCGGGCCGACTCCACCTCGGCCTTCACTTCGTTCAACTCCGCATTGGCCTGATCCAGGCTGGGTTGCACATTGGCCAACTGCTCATTCACAGCCGCCAACTTGGCTTCCACCTCTTGTCGCTCCTGCAAGGCCACCGTCAGTTGATCGCGTACCTCGCTCAGTCGGGTTTGGGCAGCCGATTGCTGGTTGCGAAAAAGGTCAAGATCCACTTTGAGGCTGTCTCGCTCAGCTCTAAGGGCAGCGTTCTCTGTTTGCAACAGAGCTTTTTCGCGGTTGAGAGCCCGTAACTCCTGTTCGGCTTGGGCAATTTGACTGGTGTAGCTGAATAGAGCTTCTGAGAGGGAACGGTTCAAAAGCAACAGGGTGGCCAGGGTCAGTCCAGAAATACTCACTCCTGTTATCACTGCTACCAAAACAGCCGTGTGGCGCGGGCGCAAATTAAACCAGGTGAGACGCTTCTTGCCAATCCGATAGCCGACCCGATCCCCCACGACGGCGATCAGGCCACTGACAAACAACATGTAGACGATGAGCAGTACGCCTTGCATGACCCTGGGATCCCTGCCATGCAAATCTTAGCAAGGTTCCTCAAGAGATTTTGGCCAGCCGGTTGCGCGGACGGAAAGTTAGAGCACTTACAGCATTTGCTCAACAGCAGCAACAATATCCGCCGGTTGCACAATGGTGGCCGCTTCCATCGTGCCATTGTAGGGGGTAGGAATATCCTGAGAGGCCAAGCGCACCACGGGCGCATCCAATTCGTCAAACAGCTCTTCGGTAATCCGAGCCGTCAGTTCTGCCCCAATGCCACCGGATTTCATGTCTTCTTCGACAATGATCACGCGGTGGGTTTTGCGAACCGAAGCCGCAATGGTGTCCATATCCAAAGGCTTGAGAGAAATCAAGTCGATCACCTCTGGCTCAATCTCCGCCTGCACCAGACTATCCACCGCTTTCATGACGTGATAGCGCATGCGGGAGTAGGTGAGAATGGTGATATCAGATCCCTCTCTGACCACCTCCGCTTGATCCAGCGGCAGGAGGTATTCTTCTTCCGGCAGATCTTCTTTGAGGTTGTAGAGCAGCACATGCTCAAAAAATAACACCGGATTATCATCCCGAATGGCGGACTTGAGTAAGCCTTTGGCATTGTAGGGGGTGGAACAAGCCACGATTTTCAAACCCGGCACTGCTTGAAAATAAGCCTCCAAGCGCTGTGAATGCTCAGCCCCCAGTTGCCGACCGACCCCCCCTGGTCCGCGAATCACCACCGGAATCTTAAAATTACCGCCAGAGGTGTAGCGCAACATGCCCGCGTTATTGGCAATTTGGTTGAAGGCCAGGAGCAAAAAGCCCATGTTCATGCCTTCGATCACCGGACGCAACCCAGTCATGGCTGCCCCAATCGCCATACCGGTAAAGCTGTTCTCACAAATCGGGGTATCCAGCAGGCGCAAATCCCCGTATTTCTGATAGAGGTCTTTGGTGACCTTGTAGGATCCACCATAATGGCCAACATCTTCTCCCAAAACAAACACACTGGGATCCCGTGCCATTTCTTCGTCTAGGGCGGCACGCAAAGCATTAAACAGGAGGGTTTCTGCCATAGGGGTCTGCAAAGATCGCTAAGCTCCCATTAAACCATTTTGCTGTCCCAGATTTGGGTAGAGCCCTTGTGCTATTCAACTGGCATTGGATGATGGGACTCCACATCTTGCGGAGCAAGATTGTTCCCAAGCGCACGGATCTACGGGTCTACCATCCGTTCGGGATACCAGAACGGTCGCTTCAGAAAGTCTTTCTAAGCTCAGCTAGGGAAAACTTGTGCCAGAATAGGAGGCTGCCCGGTTAGGTTTGGATCGGGCAACACTTGCACTGAATGATTGCTGGTTAGCACACGAAGGAGAAGAGAGCCTTGCCGAAGTTTGCCCTGAAAGCCCTGTGGCTGGAAAATGACTTGGCCATTGCCGTGGATCAGGTGGTGGCCAAAAACCGCAGCCCCCTCACCCACTACTTCTTCTGGCCCCGTGATGATGCTTGGGAACAGCTCAAAGCTGAGCTAGAAAGCAAAACTTGGATCAGCGAGGTGGATCGCATCGAATTGCTCAACCAAGCCACGGAAGTGATCAACTACTGGCAAAATGGCGGACGCAACCGTTCCATTAGTGATGCCCAGGCTCAGTTTCCGGATGTTTTGATTGGGGGAAACTCTTAGCGTCCAA comes from the Thermostichus vulcanus str. 'Rupite' genome and includes:
- a CDS encoding 30S ribosomal protein PSRP-3, with protein sequence MPKFALKALWLENDLAIAVDQVVAKNRSPLTHYFFWPRDDAWEQLKAELESKTWISEVDRIELLNQATEVINYWQNGGRNRSISDAQAQFPDVLIGGNS
- a CDS encoding DUF3084 domain-containing protein; translation: MQGVLLIVYMLFVSGLIAVVGDRVGYRIGKKRLTWFNLRPRHTAVLVAVITGVSISGLTLATLLLLNRSLSEALFSYTSQIAQAEQELRALNREKALLQTENAALRAERDSLKVDLDLFRNQQSAAQTRLSEVRDQLTVALQERQEVEAKLAAVNEQLANVQPSLDQANAELNEVKAEVESARQQIAMLEEQKRALQLDRDQLERSLDVVQVALSNLEEQKTQLEQEIEQFNRLAVSLRRGELAILAGEVLATGVVNTPAGAEPSSTQQQFEQILAQAEQQALALGSQPAPPLDNAIMIRREDAEQALEKLKETGSWAVRVVSLTNRLKGEPVPVIVQIYPNQQIFPKGSVLASGVIQPGLDESQIQQQLLGLLNQANQRSQEEGLLSNPITGTVGEFSQVKFLEIVQQLRQSTTPLDVKLVTDTDIYTAGPLRVSFLMEETAAQQTDSTPRRAELP
- a CDS encoding alpha-ketoacid dehydrogenase subunit beta; its protein translation is MAETLLFNALRAALDEEMARDPSVFVLGEDVGHYGGSYKVTKDLYQKYGDLRLLDTPICENSFTGMAIGAAMTGLRPVIEGMNMGFLLLAFNQIANNAGMLRYTSGGNFKIPVVIRGPGGVGRQLGAEHSQRLEAYFQAVPGLKIVACSTPYNAKGLLKSAIRDDNPVLFFEHVLLYNLKEDLPEEEYLLPLDQAEVVREGSDITILTYSRMRYHVMKAVDSLVQAEIEPEVIDLISLKPLDMDTIAASVRKTHRVIIVEEDMKSGGIGAELTARITEELFDELDAPVVRLASQDIPTPYNGTMEAATIVQPADIVAAVEQML